A stretch of the Ictidomys tridecemlineatus isolate mIctTri1 chromosome 5, mIctTri1.hap1, whole genome shotgun sequence genome encodes the following:
- the Tm9sf1 gene encoding transmembrane 9 superfamily member 1, translating into METGSATLRMTVLGQPRSWSCQWLPILILLLGTGGGPRVEGVTHYKAGDPVILYVNKVGPYHNPQETYHYYQLPVCCPEKIRHKSLSLGEVLDGDRMAESLYEIRFRENVEKRILCHMQLSSAQVEQLRQAIEELYYFEFVVDDLPIRGFVGYMEESGFLPHSHKIGLWTHLDFHLEFHGDRIIFANVSVRDVKPHSLDGLRSDEFLGLTHTYSVRWSETSVERRSDRRRGDDGGFFPRTLEIHWLSIINSMVLVFLLVGFVAVILMRVLRNDLARYNLDEETTSGGSGDDFDQGDNGWKIIHTDVFRFPPYRGLLCAVLGVGAQFLALGTGIIVMALLGMFNVHRHGAINSAAILLYALTCCISGYVSSHFYRQIGGERWVWNIILTTSLFSVPFFLTWSVVNSVHWANGSTQALPATTILLLLTVWLLVGFPLTVIGGIFGKNNASSFDAPCRTKNIAREIPPQPWYKSTLIHMTVGGFLPFSAISVELYYIFATVWGREQYTLYGILFFVFAILLSVGACISIALTYFQLSGEDYRWWWRSVLSVGSTGLFIFLYSVFYYARRSNMSGAVQTVEFFGYSLLTGYVFFLMLGTISFFSSLKFIRYIYVNLKMD; encoded by the exons ATGGAAACAG GTTCTGCTACCTTAAGGATGACAGTTCTAGGACAACCTCGAAGTTGGAGCTGCCAGTGGTTGCCAATCCTGATACTGCTACTGGGCACCGGAGGTGGGCCAAGGGTAGAAGGTGTGACACACTACAAGGCTGGAGACCCTGTCATTCTATATGTCAACAAAGTGGGACCTTACCATAACCCTCAGGAAACTTACCACTACTATCAGCTTCCAGTCTGCTGCCCTGAGAAGATTCGTCACAAAAGCCTTAGCCTGGGTGAAGTGCTGGATGGGGACCGAATGGCAGAGTCTTTGTATGAGATCCGCTTTCgggagaatgtggagaaaagaatTCTGTGCCACATGCAACTCAGTTCTGCACAG GTGGAGCAGCTGCGCCAGGCCATTGAGGAACTGTATTACTTTGAATTTGTGGTAGATGACTTGCCAATCCGTGGTTTTGTGGGATACATGGAGGAGAGTGGCTTCCTGCCACACAGCCACAAGATAGGACTCTGGACCCATTTGGACTTCCACCTAGAATTCCATGGTGATCGAATTATATTTGCCAATGTTTCAGTGCGAGATGTGAAGCCCCACAGCTTGGATGGGTTACGATCTGATGAGTTCCTAGGTCTTACTCACACTTACAGTGTGCGCTGGTCTGAGACTTCAGTGGAACGACGGAGTGACAGGCGccgtggtgatgatggtggtttCTTTCCCCGAACACTGGAAATCCATTGGTTGTCCATCATCAACTCTATGGTGCTTGTGTTTTTACTGGTGGGTTTTGTGGCTGTCATTCTAATGCGTGTGCTTCGGAATGATCTGGCTCGATACAACCTGGATGAGGAGACCACCTCTGGAGGTTCTGGTGATGACTTTGACCAGGGTGACAATGGCTGGAAAATTATCCATACAGATGTCTTCCGCTTCCCTCCATACCGTGGTCTGCTCTGTGCAGTGCTTGGTGTGGGTGCCCAGTTCCTGGCCCTTGGCACTG GCATTATTGTCATGGCACTTCTGGGCATGTTCAACGTGCACCGTCATGGAGCTATTAACTCAGCAGCCATCTTGTTGTATGCCCTGACCTGCTGCATCTCTGGTTACGTGTCCAGCCACTTCTACCGGCAGATTGGAGGCGAGCGCTGGGTGTGGAACATCATTCTCACCACCAGTCTCTTTTCTG TGCCTTTCTTCTTGACCTGGAGTGTGGTGAACTCGGTACATTGGGCCAATGGCTCAACACAGGCCCTACCAGCCACCACCATCCTACTGCTTCTGACGGTCTGGCTGCTGGTAGGCTTTCCTCTCACTGTCATCGGAGGCATCTTCGGGAAGAACAATGCTAGCTCCTTTGATGCACCTTGTCGTACCAAGAACATCGCCCGAGAGATCCCACCTCAGCCCTGGTATAAGTCTACTCTCATCCACATGACTGTTGGAGGCTTCCTGCCCTTCAG TGCCATCTCTGTGGAGCTGTACTACATCTTTGCCACAGTATGGGGTCGAGAACAGTATACCCTATATGGCATCCTCTTCTTTGTCTTCGCCATCCTGTTGAGTGTGGGGGCTTGCATCTCAATTGCACTCACCTATTTCCAGTTGTCTGGGGAGGACTACCGCTGGTGGTGGCGCTCTGTGTTGAGTGTTGGCTCCACTGGCCTCTTCATCTTTCTCTACTCGGTTTTCTACTATGCTCGCCGCTCCAATATGTCAGGGGCAGTACAGACAGTAGAGTTCTTTGGCTACTCCTTACTCACTGGTTATGTCTTCTTCCTCATGCTGGGCactatctcctttttttcttccctaaagtTCATCCGTTATATATATGTTAACCTCAAGATGGACTGA